The following proteins are co-located in the Wenzhouxiangella marina genome:
- a CDS encoding TonB-dependent receptor plug domain-containing protein, translated as MKHNRNPLAKAIHYALGASMVAGLAMTAAPVSAQDEEAADLDRVQVTGSRIKRTDVEGALPIQVIDRQQIELSGQTSVADLLRQQPINSAGSFRPQSGSSAQSFAGLSLRALGSGRTLILVDGRRAPNAPNVGTAQDLNAVPLAAVERIEILADGASAIYGADAIGGVVNIITRSDFEGVEMFAGISDPKREGGDTREAGVIFGVAGNRGRIMAGVSNNKREIVFQRDREWSQGGASIFSNNFLTAGFSFLNNPTYGAANVPGCQGPGFFINGSLCAYDFTLQAADEAETENQSLFARSRYDINADWSLYGNFGLSRVTSFGRYAPVPSSPWLVGGFGAIVLSPGLPNHPATPPSAGGLNPNWEAYQDQADNTLLLTHRFAANGPRDTSTDAQVYDIDLGVQGRLGNFDVDAGIRRTESQYNELGRNYIVSALAQPQFDSGAYNIYDPFNVPQDVLQSFTATINRDARYVSRQAYAQASTDLFDMAAGPVGFAFGAEYRDENYKDIYDDLQANGNITGSAGNSAFGARDQWAVFAEAAFPILDTLELSVAARYDDYSDFGDAFSPKVALRYQPLDELTIRASWGQGFRAPPLEILAAQPSFSADPVVDAATATAFGVPTTESVQITAFSIANPNLQPEDSEQFSLGVAFEPFDWLNGSIDFWNIEIDGRVAAIGAQTIINCLAGTTTNCPPGLSNFPVGSSGPNSSLGLGLLRNPDSGAIQFLQRGFASLGTIETRGFDINMRTNFDFGDMGRLNNELQAGYTWRYEVDSGANVSGEAGLPRWRAVLSNVYSFGDFTFAWNINYIDSQSDSLADPDVGLPSWTTHDLQLNYYTPWDGRITLGVDNVVDKDPVLDEGESRGFNFSLYDAYGRTPYIRYTQNF; from the coding sequence ATGAAGCACAACCGTAACCCACTTGCCAAGGCAATCCATTACGCGCTGGGCGCGAGCATGGTTGCCGGCCTGGCGATGACCGCTGCCCCGGTCTCCGCCCAGGACGAGGAGGCCGCGGATCTGGATCGCGTTCAGGTCACCGGTTCCCGCATCAAGCGCACTGACGTGGAAGGCGCTCTGCCGATCCAGGTCATCGACCGCCAGCAGATCGAGCTGTCCGGTCAGACGTCCGTCGCCGACCTGCTGCGTCAGCAGCCGATCAACAGCGCCGGTTCTTTCCGTCCGCAGTCCGGTAGCTCGGCTCAGTCCTTCGCTGGTCTGTCCCTGCGCGCCCTGGGCTCTGGTCGTACCCTGATCCTGGTCGACGGTCGTCGTGCTCCTAACGCACCGAACGTCGGTACCGCTCAGGACCTGAACGCTGTCCCGCTGGCCGCTGTCGAGCGGATCGAAATCCTGGCTGACGGCGCTTCCGCTATTTACGGCGCTGACGCCATCGGCGGTGTGGTCAACATCATCACCCGTTCCGATTTCGAAGGCGTTGAAATGTTCGCCGGCATCTCCGATCCGAAGCGTGAGGGTGGTGACACCCGTGAAGCTGGCGTGATCTTCGGTGTCGCTGGCAACCGCGGCCGCATCATGGCCGGCGTGTCGAACAACAAGCGCGAAATCGTCTTCCAGCGTGACCGTGAGTGGTCCCAGGGCGGTGCGTCGATCTTCTCGAACAACTTCCTGACCGCGGGCTTCAGCTTCCTGAACAACCCGACCTACGGCGCTGCCAACGTTCCGGGCTGCCAGGGCCCCGGCTTCTTCATCAACGGCTCTCTGTGTGCGTATGACTTCACGCTGCAGGCCGCTGACGAAGCCGAGACCGAGAACCAGTCCCTGTTCGCTCGTTCGCGTTACGACATCAACGCTGACTGGAGCCTGTACGGCAACTTCGGCCTGAGCCGCGTGACCTCTTTCGGTCGTTACGCTCCGGTGCCGTCTTCGCCGTGGCTGGTCGGTGGCTTCGGCGCCATCGTGCTGTCTCCGGGCCTGCCGAACCACCCGGCGACCCCGCCGAGCGCTGGCGGTCTGAACCCGAACTGGGAAGCCTATCAGGACCAGGCTGACAACACCCTGCTGCTGACCCACCGCTTCGCTGCCAACGGTCCGCGTGACACCAGCACCGATGCTCAGGTCTATGACATCGATCTGGGTGTTCAGGGTCGCCTCGGCAACTTCGACGTGGACGCCGGCATTCGCCGCACCGAGTCGCAGTACAACGAGCTGGGCCGCAACTACATCGTGTCTGCGCTGGCGCAGCCGCAGTTCGACAGCGGCGCGTACAACATCTACGATCCGTTCAACGTCCCGCAGGACGTGCTGCAGTCGTTCACGGCCACCATCAACCGTGACGCCCGCTACGTCTCTCGCCAGGCTTACGCTCAGGCTTCGACCGATCTGTTCGACATGGCCGCTGGCCCGGTCGGCTTCGCCTTCGGTGCCGAGTACCGTGACGAGAACTACAAGGACATCTACGATGACCTGCAGGCCAACGGCAACATCACCGGTTCCGCCGGTAACTCTGCCTTCGGTGCTCGTGATCAGTGGGCTGTCTTCGCAGAAGCTGCCTTCCCGATCCTGGACACCCTGGAGCTGAGCGTTGCTGCTCGCTACGATGACTACTCCGACTTCGGCGATGCCTTCAGCCCGAAAGTGGCTCTGCGCTACCAGCCGCTCGACGAGCTGACCATCCGCGCTTCCTGGGGTCAGGGCTTCCGCGCTCCGCCGCTGGAAATTCTGGCAGCTCAGCCGTCCTTCTCGGCTGACCCTGTGGTCGACGCTGCAACCGCAACGGCCTTCGGCGTTCCGACGACCGAGTCGGTCCAGATCACGGCCTTCTCGATCGCCAACCCGAATCTGCAGCCGGAAGATTCCGAGCAGTTCAGCCTGGGTGTGGCTTTCGAACCGTTCGATTGGCTGAACGGCTCGATCGACTTCTGGAACATCGAAATCGACGGCCGTGTGGCTGCCATCGGTGCCCAGACGATCATCAACTGCCTGGCCGGCACCACCACCAACTGCCCGCCGGGGCTGAGCAACTTCCCGGTTGGTTCGTCGGGTCCGAACTCGTCGCTGGGCCTCGGCCTGCTGCGTAACCCGGACAGCGGTGCCATCCAGTTCCTGCAGCGTGGTTTCGCTAGCCTGGGTACGATCGAAACCCGCGGCTTCGACATCAACATGCGCACCAACTTCGACTTCGGTGACATGGGTCGCCTGAACAACGAACTCCAGGCCGGTTACACCTGGCGTTACGAAGTCGACAGCGGTGCCAACGTGTCCGGCGAAGCCGGTCTGCCGCGCTGGCGTGCAGTCCTGTCGAACGTGTACAGCTTCGGTGATTTCACCTTCGCGTGGAACATCAACTACATCGATTCTCAGAGCGACAGCCTGGCGGATCCGGATGTGGGCCTGCCGAGCTGGACCACGCACGACCTGCAGCTGAACTACTACACCCCGTGGGATGGTCGCATCACCCTGGGTGTGGACAACGTGGTCGACAAGGACCCCGTGCTGGATGAAGGTGAGAGCCGCGGCTTCAACTTCAGCCTGTACGATGCCTACGGTCGCACCCCGTACATCCGCTACACCCAGAACTTCTAA
- a CDS encoding phosphoenolpyruvate carboxykinase (GTP) encodes MTSKLAALNEWVDQVAALTRADRVHWCDGSAAENQRLIEQMLENGDLHKLNPDTHPDCFLHRSDPDDVARVEHLTYVCTSRQDDAGPNNNWMDPAEAHALMNGLFAGCMAGRTLYVVPYCMGPVDSPLSRCGVEITDSPYVVVNMRLMTRMGADALARIERDGKFVRGLHSTGELDPNRRYIVHFPEELSIQSYGSGYGGNALLGKKCHALRIASYQARTEGWLAEHMLIVGIENPQGEVRYIAAAFPSACGKTNLAMLIPPEAYREAGWKVWTVGDDICWLHPGEDGRLYAINPEAGFFGVAPGTGKKTNPNALAMLDREAIFTNVATTEDGQPWWEGLDEGQPAVDWRGRDYDPKNGPAAHPNSRFTVSIKRCPSYSAEAENPEGVPIDAIVFGGRRAGLAPLVMEARDWRHGVLVGSAMASETTAAATGQVGVVRRDPMAMKPFCGYHFADYWSHWLSVGSRLTQPPRIFQVNWFRRDSDGGFIWPGFGENLRVLEWILARTRGEADAVETPVGLLPTPDALNLEGLEERPDLETLLAVDAGEWREEMASIEEFFESFGERVPTELRDELARVRAGLGG; translated from the coding sequence ATGACTTCCAAACTTGCCGCCCTGAATGAATGGGTGGACCAGGTGGCTGCGCTCACGCGTGCCGACCGGGTCCACTGGTGTGACGGTTCCGCCGCCGAGAACCAGCGCCTGATCGAGCAGATGCTCGAAAATGGCGATCTTCACAAGCTCAATCCCGACACGCATCCGGATTGTTTCCTGCACCGCTCGGATCCCGACGACGTCGCCCGCGTCGAGCACTTGACCTATGTCTGTACGAGCCGTCAGGACGATGCCGGGCCGAACAACAACTGGATGGACCCGGCCGAAGCCCATGCCCTGATGAACGGTCTGTTCGCTGGCTGCATGGCGGGCCGCACTCTCTATGTGGTGCCCTACTGCATGGGTCCGGTCGACTCGCCCCTGTCGCGCTGCGGGGTCGAAATCACCGACAGTCCCTACGTGGTCGTCAACATGCGCCTGATGACGCGCATGGGCGCCGACGCCCTGGCTCGCATCGAGCGCGACGGAAAGTTCGTGCGCGGACTGCATTCCACGGGCGAGCTGGATCCGAATCGCCGCTACATCGTGCATTTTCCGGAAGAACTCAGCATCCAGAGCTATGGGTCCGGCTACGGCGGCAATGCCCTGCTCGGCAAGAAGTGCCACGCCCTGCGCATCGCCAGTTATCAGGCGCGCACGGAAGGCTGGCTGGCCGAGCACATGCTGATTGTCGGCATCGAGAACCCGCAGGGTGAAGTTCGCTACATCGCCGCCGCCTTCCCGTCGGCCTGCGGCAAGACCAACCTGGCCATGCTGATTCCGCCCGAAGCCTACCGTGAGGCAGGCTGGAAGGTCTGGACCGTGGGTGACGACATCTGCTGGCTGCATCCGGGCGAGGACGGTCGGCTCTACGCCATCAACCCCGAAGCCGGCTTCTTCGGTGTGGCGCCGGGAACGGGCAAGAAGACCAACCCCAATGCCCTGGCCATGCTCGATCGCGAGGCGATCTTCACCAACGTCGCCACGACCGAGGATGGCCAGCCCTGGTGGGAAGGCCTGGACGAAGGCCAGCCCGCCGTCGACTGGCGTGGCCGCGACTACGATCCGAAGAACGGTCCGGCCGCTCACCCGAACTCGCGTTTCACCGTCTCGATCAAGCGTTGCCCGAGCTATTCGGCCGAGGCCGAGAACCCCGAGGGCGTGCCGATCGATGCGATCGTCTTCGGTGGCCGCCGTGCCGGGCTGGCGCCGCTGGTCATGGAAGCCAGGGACTGGCGCCATGGCGTGCTGGTCGGCAGCGCGATGGCGTCCGAGACCACCGCCGCCGCGACGGGCCAGGTGGGCGTGGTGCGCCGCGATCCGATGGCGATGAAGCCGTTCTGCGGCTACCACTTCGCCGATTACTGGTCGCACTGGCTGAGCGTCGGTTCCAGGCTCACACAGCCGCCGCGGATCTTCCAGGTCAACTGGTTCCGCCGCGATAGCGACGGCGGTTTCATCTGGCCGGGCTTCGGCGAGAACCTGCGCGTGCTGGAGTGGATTCTGGCGCGCACTCGCGGAGAGGCCGATGCGGTCGAGACGCCCGTGGGGCTGCTGCCGACGCCGGATGCATTGAATCTGGAGGGTCTCGAAGAGCGGCCCGACCTCGAGACCCTGCTGGCGGTGGACGCCGGCGAGTGGCGCGAGGAGATGGCCTCGATCGAGGAATTCTTCGAATCCTTCGGCGAGCGCGTACCGACCGAACTCAGGGATGAGTTGGCTCGGGTGCGTGCTGGTCTGGGGGGCTGA
- a CDS encoding CsgG/HfaB family protein, with translation MKRILSKALVLGLILASGAALADRPVLGVAEFKNESGAGWWSGGVGWDLSGMLANELASTGAFRVVERSNLESVLNEQDLGASGRVRAESAARIGELTGAEYIVLGTITAYDEQTRSTGGGISFRGIGVGGRRTEAFLAVDLRVVNANSGEIEYVRTIEGRATGGGLNLSAYRGGFGGNLSNYEDTPAGEAIRAALMEITDYLECAMVTQSRRCLAEYEERDDTRRERTRSRLRF, from the coding sequence ATGAAGCGAATTCTGAGCAAGGCCCTGGTGCTGGGCCTGATCCTGGCCAGCGGTGCGGCCCTGGCAGACCGTCCGGTGCTGGGCGTGGCCGAGTTCAAGAACGAATCGGGCGCCGGCTGGTGGAGCGGCGGCGTGGGCTGGGACCTGTCCGGCATGCTCGCCAATGAGCTGGCTTCGACCGGCGCATTCCGCGTGGTCGAACGCTCCAATCTGGAGTCGGTACTGAACGAGCAGGACCTGGGCGCCTCGGGCCGCGTACGGGCGGAGTCCGCCGCGCGCATCGGCGAACTGACCGGCGCCGAGTACATCGTTCTCGGCACGATCACCGCCTACGACGAGCAGACCCGCTCGACCGGCGGCGGCATCAGCTTTCGCGGCATCGGTGTCGGCGGTCGTCGCACCGAGGCCTTCCTGGCCGTGGACCTCCGCGTGGTCAACGCGAACTCCGGCGAGATCGAGTACGTGCGCACCATCGAAGGGCGTGCCACCGGTGGCGGCCTGAACCTCAGTGCCTACCGGGGCGGCTTCGGCGGCAACCTGTCCAACTACGAGGACACGCCGGCCGGCGAGGCGATCCGTGCCGCGCTGATGGAAATCACCGACTACCTCGAATGCGCCATGGTGACCCAGAGCCGCCGCTGCCTGGCCGAATACGAAGAGCGGGACGACACCCGCCGCGAACGCACCCGCAGCCGACTGCGCTTCTGA